A genome region from Streptomyces antimycoticus includes the following:
- a CDS encoding MerR family transcriptional regulator — MRIGELSERTGTPRRLLRYYEEQKLILPDRCANGYRSYDERLVDRVLQIRGLLDAGLPTRIIKQILPCLDKPRRIHFSDATPEMIATLENERDRMSRRIECLTRNRDAISEYLDAVRSDNTAS; from the coding sequence ATGCGTATCGGAGAGCTCTCGGAGCGCACCGGCACACCGCGCCGGCTGCTGCGCTACTACGAGGAGCAGAAGCTGATCCTGCCCGACCGCTGTGCGAACGGCTACCGCTCCTACGACGAGCGTCTCGTCGACCGGGTGCTGCAGATCAGGGGGCTGCTCGACGCGGGGCTTCCGACCCGGATCATCAAGCAGATCCTGCCGTGCCTCGACAAGCCCCGGCGCATTCACTTCTCCGACGCCACACCGGAGATGATCGCCACGCTGGAGAACGAGCGGGACCGCATGAGCCGGCGCATCGAGTGCCTGACCCGCAACCGGGACGCGATCTCCGAGTACCTTGACGCCGTGCGCAGCGACAACACCGCCAGCTGA
- a CDS encoding sulfatase yields the protein MSRQSSSHQRSETDKGTTGQAPTEGPTPESPPEVQAEPEATPDLPARRQDDTGEPDAVPDQEVSSDHGTAAAPKGWRVTYPAVARAVAWTATGLSLALVFIALLLPTQLSLVEPSAFMRIPVEGVFGATLLLMLPSMARRVVAVLAGVILGALTILNLLDIGFNEFLGRGFNVVLDWILLDDAQSYVKDALGGTAATAAVIGVVVLAVAVLVLMGLAVLRISNVMARNSAVATRTTLVLGTVWVMCAALGVQVAGAPFASRSTTALVQDRAERVRKTLKDEREFAKVAAVDTYGDTPGDQLLTGLRGKDMMFTFIESYGRSAIEDPAIAPGVDKTLKNATKRLNKAGFASKSGWLTSATYGGSSWLGHSTFLTGLWIDNQNRYRTVTAGDHMSITRAFQRTGAWRTVGIMPGVQKAWPEGKFYGLDHVYDSRDLGYKGPKFSWSTMPDQYALKAFERLEHGKKRDRPLMSEIILTSSHQPWAPIPKTIPWSQVGDGSVYKAIQKAGKNPADVFTDSDKVKAEYGKSIQYSVNSLIDYVLKYGNKNTVLVFLGDHQPLARVSGNNASRDVPVAIVAHDKAVLDRISHWGWEDGLMPGAKAPVWKMSSFRDRFLDAYGPNPGGDTAPSQPSSSPKPAPGGSSKP from the coding sequence TTGTCGCGCCAATCGAGCTCTCATCAGCGGTCGGAAACGGACAAGGGAACCACGGGGCAGGCCCCGACGGAGGGCCCGACTCCGGAGAGTCCACCTGAGGTTCAGGCTGAGCCTGAGGCCACGCCGGATCTCCCCGCCCGGCGGCAGGATGACACCGGGGAGCCGGACGCGGTCCCCGACCAGGAGGTGAGCTCCGACCACGGCACGGCCGCCGCCCCCAAGGGCTGGCGGGTCACCTACCCCGCCGTGGCGCGGGCGGTGGCGTGGACGGCCACGGGGCTTTCCCTCGCCCTCGTGTTCATCGCTCTCCTCCTGCCGACCCAGCTCAGCCTCGTCGAACCCAGCGCCTTTATGCGCATCCCGGTGGAGGGGGTGTTCGGCGCCACGCTGCTGCTCATGCTGCCGTCGATGGCGCGGCGGGTGGTGGCGGTGCTCGCCGGGGTGATCCTCGGGGCGCTGACCATCTTGAACCTGCTCGACATCGGCTTCAACGAGTTCCTCGGCCGTGGATTCAACGTGGTGCTCGACTGGATACTGCTGGACGACGCCCAGTCGTACGTCAAGGACGCGCTCGGCGGGACGGCCGCCACCGCCGCCGTGATCGGTGTCGTGGTCCTCGCCGTCGCGGTGCTCGTCCTGATGGGGCTCGCCGTCCTGCGGATCAGCAACGTCATGGCGAGGAACAGCGCCGTGGCGACCCGTACCACCCTGGTGCTCGGCACCGTCTGGGTCATGTGCGCGGCGCTCGGCGTGCAGGTGGCCGGGGCGCCGTTCGCGTCCCGGAGCACCACCGCGCTCGTCCAGGACCGGGCGGAGCGGGTGCGCAAGACCCTCAAGGACGAGCGGGAGTTCGCCAAGGTGGCCGCCGTGGACACCTACGGCGACACCCCCGGCGACCAGTTGCTGACCGGGTTGCGCGGCAAGGACATGATGTTCACCTTCATCGAGAGCTACGGCCGCTCGGCCATCGAGGACCCGGCGATCGCCCCCGGTGTCGACAAGACCCTCAAGAACGCCACCAAGCGGTTGAACAAGGCCGGGTTCGCCTCCAAGAGCGGCTGGCTCACCTCGGCCACGTACGGCGGCAGCAGCTGGCTGGGACACTCGACCTTCCTCACCGGCCTGTGGATCGACAACCAGAACCGCTATCGCACCGTCACCGCGGGCGACCACATGTCCATCACCCGGGCCTTCCAGCGCACCGGCGCCTGGCGGACGGTCGGCATCATGCCGGGGGTGCAGAAGGCTTGGCCGGAGGGCAAGTTCTACGGCCTCGACCATGTCTACGACTCCCGTGACCTCGGCTACAAGGGCCCGAAGTTCAGCTGGTCGACCATGCCCGACCAGTACGCCCTCAAGGCGTTCGAGCGCCTGGAGCACGGCAAGAAGCGCGACAGGCCGCTGATGTCGGAGATCATTCTGACCTCCAGCCACCAGCCCTGGGCACCCATCCCCAAGACGATCCCCTGGAGCCAGGTCGGCGACGGCTCGGTCTACAAGGCCATCCAGAAGGCCGGCAAGAATCCCGCGGATGTGTTCACCGACTCGGACAAGGTGAAGGCCGAGTACGGAAAGTCCATCCAGTACTCGGTGAACAGCCTCATCGACTATGTGCTGAAGTACGGCAACAAGAACACGGTGCTCGTCTTCCTCGGCGACCACCAGCCCCTGGCCCGGGTCAGCGGCAACAACGCCAGCCGGGACGTACCCGTGGCGATCGTCGCGCACGACAAGGCAGTGCTGGACCGGATCTCCCACTGGGGCTGGGAGGACGGGCTGATGCCGGGCGCGAAGGCCCCGGTGTGGAAGATGAGCTCCTTCCGCGACCGCTTCCTGGACGCCTACGGTCCGAACCCCGGTGGCGACACGGCCCCCTCCCAGCCGTCGTCCTCGCCGAAGCCCGCACCCGGAGGTTCGTCGAAGCCATAG
- a CDS encoding ATP-binding protein: MRSTTDAETETPNPSLRHLLDRAILVEQRIRRAVHAHQLTDPNPDDAFRGLYLSDETIHRLLDAGRSLDSAAPDDTDAALLAETEARADAAARAGRPTRLSALAYEFGLSALDVEILLIALIPDLDDRFERFYGYLNDDVTRRRPSIGLALGLCGLSAAEAAARAGLSPQAPLRAGGLLLVEEPDRPFLARALRVPDRVTAHLLGDDTPDPRIVDLLAPWQDVSGVGDPAPLARALASGDPLAYLREDQGGAGTALGASALARAGHGVLGLDLERLARDPHPAEAVRILSREARLTSSGLVCGPIDALIRDKPEVIRLVADTPLPVVLVGRAPWDAAWSSRPPLLLHAPRVEPPARAALWSDAYGAPLPADLDLTRLLSPFLLTPDQIIRAARGAAQSAALDGGSLHPDHIRAGARAQNAAGLDRLARRIEPAVGWSDLVLPPGTLAQLRELTARARHRDRVLGEWGMRPGGGRGRGVTALFAGDSGTGKTMSAEVIAADLGLDLYTVDLATVIDKYVGETEKNLERIFSEAAGINGVLLFDEADAIFGKRSEVKDAHDRYANVESAYLLQRMETFDGLAILATNLRANLDDAFTRRLDLVVDFPLPDADHRRLLWDRSLGTVLPRSTDLDLDFCAESFELAGGNIRSVAVTAAYLAAESGSPVTMPDLIHALQREYQKLGRLTLASEFGPYMSLLTD; encoded by the coding sequence ATGAGGAGCACGACGGACGCGGAGACAGAGACACCGAACCCGAGCCTGCGCCATCTCCTCGACCGCGCCATCCTCGTCGAACAGCGGATACGGCGCGCCGTCCACGCCCATCAGCTCACCGACCCCAACCCCGACGACGCCTTCCGCGGTCTCTATCTCAGCGACGAGACCATCCACCGGCTTCTCGACGCCGGACGCTCCCTCGATTCCGCGGCCCCCGACGACACCGACGCCGCTCTCCTCGCCGAGACCGAGGCGCGCGCCGACGCCGCGGCCCGCGCGGGCCGGCCGACCCGACTGAGCGCCCTGGCCTACGAGTTCGGCCTCTCCGCACTCGATGTGGAGATCCTGCTGATCGCGCTCATCCCGGATCTGGACGATCGCTTCGAGCGGTTCTACGGCTATCTCAACGACGATGTCACCCGCCGTCGGCCCTCCATCGGTCTCGCCCTCGGCCTGTGCGGGCTCTCCGCGGCCGAGGCGGCCGCACGGGCCGGGCTGTCCCCGCAGGCCCCGCTGCGCGCGGGCGGTCTGCTGCTGGTCGAGGAGCCGGACCGCCCGTTCCTGGCCCGTGCGCTCCGCGTCCCCGACCGGGTCACGGCGCACCTCCTCGGCGATGACACACCCGATCCGCGCATCGTCGATCTGCTCGCCCCGTGGCAGGACGTGTCCGGCGTCGGCGATCCGGCCCCGCTCGCCCGCGCCCTCGCCTCCGGTGACCCCCTGGCGTATCTACGGGAGGACCAGGGCGGCGCGGGCACGGCGCTGGGGGCCTCCGCCCTCGCCCGGGCGGGGCACGGCGTCCTCGGCCTCGATCTGGAGCGCCTCGCCCGGGACCCCCATCCCGCCGAGGCCGTGCGGATCCTCTCCCGAGAGGCCCGGCTCACCTCCTCGGGTCTGGTGTGCGGTCCGATCGACGCCCTGATCCGCGACAAACCCGAGGTCATCAGGCTGGTGGCCGACACCCCGCTGCCCGTCGTGCTGGTCGGCCGCGCCCCCTGGGACGCCGCGTGGTCCTCCCGTCCGCCGCTGCTGCTGCATGCCCCGCGCGTGGAGCCGCCGGCCCGGGCCGCGCTCTGGTCGGACGCCTACGGTGCCCCGCTCCCCGCGGACCTCGACCTCACCCGCCTGCTCTCCCCGTTCCTCCTCACCCCCGACCAGATCATCCGGGCCGCCCGGGGCGCCGCCCAGAGCGCGGCGCTGGACGGCGGCAGCCTCCACCCCGACCACATCCGCGCCGGGGCCCGCGCCCAGAACGCGGCGGGCCTCGACCGCCTCGCCCGCCGTATCGAACCGGCCGTGGGCTGGTCCGACCTCGTACTCCCCCCGGGCACCCTCGCCCAGCTCCGCGAACTCACCGCCCGCGCCCGCCACCGCGACCGGGTCCTGGGCGAATGGGGCATGCGGCCGGGCGGTGGCCGGGGGCGCGGCGTGACGGCCCTCTTCGCGGGTGACTCCGGTACCGGCAAGACGATGTCGGCCGAGGTGATCGCCGCCGACCTGGGCCTGGACCTGTACACGGTCGATCTGGCCACCGTCATCGACAAGTACGTGGGCGAGACCGAGAAGAACCTGGAGCGCATCTTCTCCGAGGCCGCCGGCATCAACGGCGTTCTGCTCTTCGACGAGGCCGACGCCATCTTCGGCAAGCGCTCGGAGGTCAAGGACGCGCATGACCGCTACGCCAACGTCGAGAGCGCGTACCTCCTCCAGCGCATGGAGACCTTCGACGGGCTGGCCATCCTCGCCACCAACCTCCGTGCCAACCTCGACGACGCGTTCACCCGCCGCCTCGACCTCGTCGTCGACTTCCCCCTCCCCGACGCCGACCACCGCCGCCTGCTGTGGGACCGCTCACTGGGCACCGTCCTCCCCCGCTCCACCGATCTGGACCTGGACTTCTGCGCCGAGTCCTTCGAACTGGCCGGCGGCAACATCCGCTCGGTGGCCGTCACCGCCGCCTACCTCGCGGCCGAGTCCGGCAGCCCGGTGACCATGCCCGACCTCATCCACGCACTGCAGCGCGAGTACCAGAAACTGGGCCGCCTGACCCTGGCCTCGGAATTCGGCCCGTATATGTCCTTGCTGACGGACTGA
- a CDS encoding DUF4255 domain-containing protein, translated as MIHEVDEALRAMFRAEALAGGQVTVVFDAPTRDWAAKVNAPTVNLYLYDIREDMRRRERGLLNEYDEQGTIVARRRPPRYFKLSYLITAWTKRPEDEHRLLSSLLSCLLRYEALPAERLTGTLAELGVSVPMTVALPPPEDRSFADVWSALGGELKPSLDLVVSVPVTESPVYPAGPQVGEEGVRLGFSDSSRDAPAPAPPTQPMPGGVNLPVYGARRTGIAAHVAEEHTE; from the coding sequence GTGATCCACGAGGTCGACGAGGCGCTGCGCGCCATGTTCCGGGCCGAGGCCCTGGCGGGCGGCCAGGTGACCGTGGTCTTCGACGCCCCCACCCGCGACTGGGCCGCCAAGGTCAACGCCCCCACCGTCAATCTCTATCTGTACGACATCCGCGAGGACATGCGGCGCCGGGAGCGCGGTCTGCTCAATGAGTACGACGAGCAGGGCACCATCGTGGCCCGGCGCCGCCCGCCCCGGTATTTCAAGCTCTCGTACCTCATCACCGCGTGGACCAAGCGTCCCGAGGACGAACACCGGCTGCTCTCCTCGCTGCTGTCCTGTCTGCTGCGGTACGAGGCCCTGCCCGCCGAGCGGCTCACCGGCACACTCGCCGAGCTCGGCGTGTCCGTACCCATGACGGTCGCGCTGCCGCCGCCCGAGGACCGGTCGTTCGCCGATGTGTGGAGCGCGCTCGGGGGCGAGCTCAAGCCCTCGCTCGACCTGGTGGTGAGCGTGCCGGTCACCGAGTCGCCCGTCTATCCGGCCGGTCCGCAGGTGGGCGAGGAGGGGGTGCGCCTGGGCTTCTCCGACTCCTCACGGGACGCGCCCGCGCCTGCGCCGCCCACGCAGCCGATGCCGGGCGGCGTCAATCTGCCGGTGTACGGGGCCCGCCGCACCGGTATCGCCGCCCACGTGGCCGAAGAGCACACGGAATGA
- a CDS encoding VWA domain-containing protein, producing MRVGTLTAVLLLVISVVPGAAAGKRAAAERPAVTPAVVDEPLDPGDALTVDKKVRTPVVPPRPDVVLLVDGTGSMQPTIDNVQANLEQITSEVREQQPDSRFAVATYGDQQVDGERVFTVLQGLTDDLDDVREGVDQLTDDRGSYSPGPAEDWINGLWQIANGASGTFREGASPVVVLVGDASSHDPSKGHSLTDGINALKDAGVRVLAVDVATELGDGLNGNGDNGNGPGQNQEPTHDPDQATKVVQATGGRLFQDIEADEVADTVAEGLTNLPTSVSYQTFGCDPALSVTLDPATRQVTSGEVATFTETITVADDAPQGVTVHCGVQFLLDGKPPAGQMPDDVIPAREFRGQRGNGNSQGLPGTPHEGDTGGSGDTGSGTDGGESVAGAIGGAVGGTDGGGNGGLIGGAAGGVSSGSDGCGGGSIAGLAVGGVGGSDNGGNGGVIAGVLGGLIGGSGDDCGGGASGGSGAGGNGADGGSVAGVIGGVIGGADGGQNAGVIGGLLGGATSGSGGEIGGQQNGGQNGGDQNGGQQNGGQNGGDQNGGQQNGGQNGGDQNGGQQNGGQNGGDQNGGQQNGGQNGGDQNGGQQNGGQNGGPGGGDGGDDPTPEDYQQHISITVNDVTAPVITVDDRTIEATDDNGTEVDFTATAQDAVDGDLPVSCDPAPGSRFPVGRTRVSCTATDLSGNTGTGTATFTVLPAPVPDEADLAVTTTVGPTPTYTGLRTGARLTLTNAGPKAAKNVVVTTAWPRTKDADDRDLSTLSRCTRTTPCTIAPGGRITVTQTAVYRTAIRGDLKVSVSGSPRDPRRADNTDTARVQVLRPKLTVTPKVARPGDVAVARGKDFPPGATVALSWNPGVTAARSTVRVGRDGTFEAQVLVLRKDRLGPRTLRAAVTGLERLEKPVLVVRRNLQPPDFAGRG from the coding sequence TTGCGCGTCGGCACGCTGACCGCCGTTCTGCTCCTGGTGATCAGCGTCGTACCGGGCGCGGCCGCGGGCAAGCGCGCGGCCGCCGAGCGTCCGGCGGTCACCCCGGCCGTGGTGGACGAGCCGCTCGACCCTGGTGACGCGCTGACCGTGGACAAGAAGGTGCGCACACCGGTGGTCCCACCCCGGCCGGATGTGGTGCTGCTGGTCGACGGCACGGGCAGCATGCAGCCCACCATCGACAACGTCCAGGCCAACCTGGAGCAGATCACCAGCGAGGTGCGTGAGCAGCAGCCCGACTCCCGCTTCGCCGTCGCCACCTACGGAGATCAACAGGTCGACGGCGAGCGGGTGTTCACCGTGCTCCAGGGGCTGACGGACGATCTGGACGACGTACGCGAGGGTGTCGACCAGCTCACCGACGACCGCGGCTCGTACAGCCCCGGGCCCGCCGAGGACTGGATCAACGGTCTGTGGCAGATCGCCAACGGGGCGAGCGGCACCTTCCGGGAGGGCGCGAGCCCCGTCGTCGTCCTCGTCGGCGACGCCTCCAGCCATGACCCCAGCAAGGGGCATTCGCTCACCGATGGCATCAACGCGCTCAAGGACGCGGGCGTTCGCGTCCTGGCCGTGGATGTGGCGACCGAGCTCGGCGACGGCCTGAACGGCAACGGCGACAACGGCAACGGCCCGGGCCAGAATCAGGAGCCGACACACGACCCCGATCAGGCGACCAAGGTCGTCCAGGCCACGGGCGGCAGGCTCTTCCAGGACATCGAGGCCGACGAAGTGGCCGACACGGTGGCGGAGGGGCTGACCAATCTGCCCACCTCCGTCAGCTATCAGACCTTCGGCTGCGACCCCGCCCTATCGGTCACCCTGGATCCTGCCACCCGGCAGGTGACCAGTGGTGAGGTGGCCACCTTCACCGAAACCATCACGGTGGCGGACGACGCGCCGCAGGGCGTCACCGTGCACTGCGGCGTGCAGTTCCTGCTCGACGGCAAACCACCGGCCGGGCAGATGCCCGACGATGTGATACCCGCCCGGGAATTCCGTGGTCAGCGGGGGAACGGGAACAGCCAGGGCCTCCCGGGCACCCCGCATGAGGGCGACACCGGCGGAAGCGGCGACACCGGCTCCGGCACCGACGGCGGCGAATCCGTCGCGGGGGCCATCGGCGGCGCGGTGGGCGGCACCGACGGCGGCGGGAACGGCGGACTCATCGGCGGCGCTGCCGGTGGTGTGTCGAGCGGATCCGACGGCTGCGGCGGCGGTTCGATCGCCGGCCTGGCGGTGGGCGGTGTCGGAGGCTCGGACAACGGAGGCAACGGCGGCGTGATCGCCGGGGTGTTGGGCGGACTCATCGGAGGCTCCGGCGACGACTGCGGCGGAGGGGCGAGCGGCGGTTCCGGAGCCGGGGGCAACGGTGCGGACGGCGGTTCCGTGGCCGGGGTCATCGGCGGTGTGATCGGCGGAGCCGACGGCGGCCAGAACGCCGGTGTCATCGGTGGGCTGCTCGGCGGAGCCACCAGCGGGAGCGGTGGCGAGATCGGCGGTCAGCAGAACGGCGGCCAGAACGGCGGCGATCAAAACGGCGGACAACAAAACGGCGGCCAAAACGGCGGGGACCAGAACGGCGGACAACAAAACGGCGGCCAAAACGGCGGCGATCAAAACGGCGGACAACAAAACGGCGGCCAAAACGGCGGGGACCAGAACGGAGGCCAGCAAAACGGGGGCCAGAATGGTGGGGACCAGAACGGAGGCCAGCAAAACGGCGGCCAGAACGGCGGCCCCGGCGGCGGGGACGGCGGTGACGACCCCACCCCCGAGGACTACCAGCAGCACATCAGCATCACCGTCAACGATGTGACCGCCCCCGTCATCACCGTGGACGACCGCACCATCGAGGCCACCGACGACAACGGCACCGAGGTCGACTTCACCGCCACCGCGCAGGACGCGGTCGACGGCGATCTGCCCGTCAGCTGCGATCCGGCCCCCGGTTCGCGCTTCCCGGTCGGCAGGACACGGGTCAGCTGCACCGCCACCGACTTGTCCGGCAACACCGGCACCGGCACGGCGACCTTCACCGTGCTCCCGGCCCCCGTGCCGGACGAGGCGGATCTCGCCGTCACCACCACCGTCGGCCCCACGCCGACCTACACCGGGCTGCGCACCGGGGCACGCCTCACCCTCACCAACGCCGGTCCCAAGGCGGCCAAGAACGTCGTGGTCACCACCGCCTGGCCCCGTACCAAGGACGCGGACGACCGCGACCTCTCCACGCTGTCGCGCTGCACCCGGACCACCCCGTGCACCATCGCGCCGGGCGGACGGATCACCGTGACCCAGACGGCCGTCTACCGCACCGCGATCCGCGGTGACCTGAAGGTCTCCGTCAGCGGTTCGCCGCGCGATCCCCGGCGCGCCGACAACACGGACACGGCCCGCGTCCAGGTGCTGCGGCCCAAGCTGACCGTCACCCCCAAGGTCGCCCGCCCCGGCGATGTGGCGGTGGCCCGCGGCAAGGACTTCCCGCCCGGCGCCACGGTCGCGCTCAGCTGGAATCCGGGCGTCACCGCGGCCCGGTCGACCGTACGGGTGGGACGCGACGGCACGTTCGAGGCCCAGGTGCTCGTGCTGCGCAAGGACCGGCTCGGTCCCCGCACGCTCCGCGCCGCGGTGACGGGGCTCGAGCGGCTGGAGAAGCCCGTGCTCGTCGTACGGCGCAATCTGCAGCCGCCCGATTTCGCCGGCCGGGGGTGA
- a CDS encoding helix-turn-helix transcriptional regulator, translating to MALRAQDPVSRAGVASQLRTRPEVKVIDWDEPDSPQVVVVVLDVLDDGALRVLRQIQRTSAARGVLVTTQIDEQQLVNAAECGFVGVVRRAEATPERLVQVIAAVAKGEGRVPPDLLGSLLEQVGRLQGQVLAPNGLNFTGLATREIEVLRLVAEGYDTADIAMKLSYSERTIKNVLHAVMTRLNLRNRSHAVAYALRQGLI from the coding sequence GTGGCGCTGCGCGCCCAAGACCCTGTGTCGCGGGCCGGAGTGGCCAGCCAACTGCGCACCCGGCCCGAGGTCAAGGTCATCGACTGGGACGAACCGGACTCACCGCAGGTCGTGGTCGTCGTCCTGGACGTTCTCGATGACGGCGCTCTACGCGTGTTGCGCCAGATTCAACGGACCAGCGCCGCGCGGGGGGTGCTGGTCACCACCCAAATCGATGAGCAGCAACTGGTCAACGCCGCGGAGTGCGGCTTCGTCGGAGTCGTCCGCCGCGCGGAGGCGACACCGGAGCGGTTAGTGCAGGTGATCGCCGCGGTGGCGAAGGGCGAGGGCCGGGTTCCTCCGGATCTACTGGGCAGTCTGCTCGAGCAGGTGGGCCGGCTCCAGGGCCAGGTGCTGGCGCCGAACGGGCTCAACTTCACCGGTCTGGCCACCCGCGAGATCGAGGTGCTGCGGCTGGTCGCCGAGGGCTATGACACGGCGGATATCGCCATGAAGCTCTCCTACTCCGAACGCACGATCAAAAACGTTCTGCATGCCGTGATGACGCGGCTGAATCTCCGTAATCGCTCCCATGCCGTGGCATACGCGCTCCGGCAGGGATTGATATGA
- a CDS encoding COG1470 family protein — translation MSVSASLDESSVVVEPGGEAELPVQVLNSGTTVEECRFEVVGPCADWTTVEPETLSLYPGATGAATVKLRPPRSPRTAPGEIPLGLRVVPTSEHSETTVLERGVTVRPFTEVTSELVPRGSNSAWRGRHKVAVDNRGNTPLPVALSARGATERAKMALEPAELTVPPGEAKFATLRVRPTQRLWRGTPITHPFQAVVTPRTGEGQDPYEPVVLDGTYEQQAILPRWLPRALAAAVLVAALLVGLWYALLRPTVRSAAREAITPQAVESAVKQGDKESGGAQDGQQGGRQGASGGGGQDGGQDGGSTGPGGGKSRAPSDGSNAEPGEPGGPAAPTSARVQVRDAVGGGAAERTAYTVPDGKSFELTDIVVQNPQGDAGTLMISSDDGQLLNLALENFRDSDYHFVTPIQVAAKGKVTISVSCREVGRPVKAPAPSQCSESLFLGGKISATKTNG, via the coding sequence ATGAGTGTTTCGGCGAGCCTGGACGAGTCCTCCGTCGTGGTCGAGCCCGGCGGCGAGGCCGAACTCCCCGTACAAGTGCTCAACTCGGGGACCACCGTGGAGGAGTGCCGATTCGAGGTGGTCGGGCCCTGCGCCGACTGGACCACCGTAGAACCGGAGACCCTGTCGCTCTACCCGGGTGCGACGGGTGCGGCCACCGTGAAGCTGCGTCCGCCCCGCAGCCCTCGGACGGCTCCCGGGGAGATACCGCTCGGGCTGCGGGTGGTGCCCACCAGCGAACACAGCGAGACCACCGTCCTCGAACGCGGCGTGACGGTGCGGCCCTTCACCGAGGTCACCTCGGAGCTGGTGCCCCGCGGCTCCAACAGCGCCTGGCGCGGCCGTCACAAGGTGGCGGTGGACAACCGCGGCAACACACCCCTTCCGGTGGCGCTCAGCGCACGCGGCGCCACCGAGCGGGCCAAAATGGCCCTCGAGCCCGCCGAGCTGACCGTTCCACCGGGCGAGGCCAAGTTCGCCACGCTCAGGGTGCGCCCCACCCAGCGGCTGTGGCGCGGCACCCCGATCACCCATCCGTTCCAGGCGGTGGTGACACCACGGACGGGGGAGGGCCAGGACCCGTACGAGCCGGTGGTCCTGGACGGCACCTACGAACAACAGGCCATCCTGCCCCGCTGGCTTCCCCGGGCGCTCGCCGCCGCCGTCCTGGTGGCCGCGCTCCTGGTGGGCCTCTGGTACGCGCTGCTGCGCCCCACCGTACGGTCGGCCGCCCGGGAGGCGATTACCCCGCAGGCCGTCGAATCCGCCGTGAAACAAGGGGACAAGGAGAGCGGCGGAGCTCAGGACGGGCAGCAGGGCGGCCGACAGGGGGCGTCGGGCGGCGGCGGTCAGGATGGCGGCCAGGACGGCGGCTCGACCGGCCCCGGCGGCGGCAAGTCCCGTGCGCCGTCCGACGGTTCGAATGCCGAGCCCGGGGAACCGGGCGGACCCGCGGCCCCGACCAGCGCACGGGTGCAGGTGCGCGACGCGGTGGGTGGCGGGGCCGCCGAGCGGACCGCGTACACGGTCCCCGACGGGAAGAGCTTCGAGCTCACCGACATCGTGGTGCAGAATCCGCAGGGCGACGCCGGGACGCTGATGATCTCCAGTGACGATGGGCAACTGCTCAATCTGGCGCTGGAGAACTTCCGCGACTCCGATTACCACTTCGTGACCCCCATCCAGGTGGCGGCCAAGGGCAAGGTCACGATCTCGGTGAGCTGCCGTGAGGTGGGCCGGCCGGTGAAGGCCCCGGCGCCGTCCCAGTGCTCGGAGTCGCTGTTCCTGGGCGGCAAGATCTCGGCGACGAAGACCAACGGCTGA
- a CDS encoding eCIS core domain-containing protein encodes MHAHEHDHGHEHDESLASPKRTGPDEQAGLPHLLRAAATGRTEVLGPSGMSTLQRTVGNSAVGAAIQRDAERGEEGEGRSSVHDVVASGGGEPLDTDTRGDMEARLGADFGDVRVHTGSAAHESAKEVGAHAYTVGNNVVFQRDAYDPSSHQGSTTLAHELTHVIQQRSGPVDGTEAPGGIRVSDPSDRFEQEASANAERVMAEPSPAPAAAAPSTAVPPVQRQEADEDEEPADVQGSFVQRAAESGTEDEEEAPPEG; translated from the coding sequence ATGCACGCACATGAGCATGACCACGGACACGAGCACGACGAATCCCTCGCCTCGCCGAAGCGGACGGGCCCTGATGAGCAGGCGGGACTTCCGCATCTGCTGCGGGCCGCCGCCACGGGCCGTACGGAGGTGCTCGGCCCTTCCGGGATGAGCACCCTGCAGCGCACGGTCGGCAACTCGGCCGTCGGAGCGGCGATCCAGCGGGACGCCGAGCGGGGTGAGGAGGGCGAAGGGCGGTCGAGCGTCCATGACGTCGTCGCGTCCGGCGGCGGGGAGCCTCTGGACACCGACACCCGCGGCGACATGGAGGCCCGGCTCGGCGCCGACTTCGGGGACGTACGGGTGCACACCGGCTCCGCGGCACACGAGTCGGCGAAGGAGGTCGGCGCCCACGCCTACACGGTGGGGAACAACGTGGTCTTCCAGCGGGACGCCTACGACCCTTCCTCGCATCAGGGCAGCACCACGCTCGCCCATGAGCTGACCCATGTCATCCAGCAGCGCAGCGGCCCGGTCGACGGTACGGAGGCCCCGGGCGGGATCCGGGTGAGCGATCCGTCCGACCGCTTCGAGCAGGAGGCGTCGGCCAACGCCGAGCGGGTGATGGCGGAGCCGTCGCCCGCCCCGGCGGCGGCCGCGCCCTCCACCGCCGTGCCGCCGGTGCAGCGCCAGGAGGCGGACGAGGACGAGGAGCCGGCGGACGTCCAGGGGTCGTTCGTCCAGCGGGCCGCCGAGAGCGGGACCGAGGACGAGGAGGAGGCCCCGCCCGAGGGATAG